DNA sequence from the Bacteroidota bacterium genome:
CCGTAGACGAGGCGCTGGGCGACGGACTTCTTGCCGTCGTTCATCACGCTGTGGATGAACTTGGCGACGAGCTGGTCTTCGTAGAGCGGGTCGGGGATCGTGAGCCGCTTGTCGGCTTGCCTTCTGCGCATGGCTGGGGTTTCTGGTTTGCAGTTTCCAGTTTCTAGTCGGCTGAAGCTCGGGGGCTGCCCAACTAGAAACCAGAAACCAGGGACTACAGACAGGCTACTTTCGGGGGCGCTTGGCACCGTACTTGGAGCGGCTCTGCTTGCGGTCGGCCACGCCGGCCGTGTCGAGCGCGCCACGCACGATGTGGTACTTCACGCCGGGGAGGTCTTTCACGCGCCCGCCGCGGACGAGCACGATCGAGTGCTCCTGGAGGTTGTGGCCCTCGCCGGGGATGTAGGCGATGACCTCGAACCCGTTCGTGAGCCGGACCTTCGCCACCTTGCGGAGCGCGGAGTTCGGCTTCTTGGGCGTCGTCGTGTAGACGCGGGTGCAGACGCCGCGGCGCTGCGGGTTGCCCTGGAGGGCTTTGGACTTGGTGGTCCTCGTCTTGGGGCTGCGGCCCTTGCGGACGAGTTGCTGAATCGTGGGCACGGGAGCGTCGGTCGCTGGAATACAACAAAAAGCGGCGCCGAGCGCCGCGGGGGTGCAGAAGAGGAAGGTACACCGTTCTGCCGTGCCAATTCAACCGTTCAGGTACTACAAGATCCCATTTCCGCCACTTCACGCGGATTTAGCAGGGATCAGGATCAATATATTTGGTTGATCGATATATATCTTTATTGCTTTTGGGGCTAGTCCCACGCCAGGAACATTGAGCGCAGGTAAGGAGCACAAGGGCGGTGAGCACGTCGATTGCAAGGCCGGACAGCTGCAGGCTCTCCCACTCCCCGCGGCTGACACCGGCCTGCTTCAGCAACCGGCTCAGCAGGTTCCTTCCGATGTCACCACGGTGGGGGTTCGGGATGCGAACGTCTACGTCGCCACGCCGCATGACGGCATGCTTGCTGCCAGGATAGGGTCCCTCGAACCCAAGCTTTCGCAGGATGCGGACTAGAGCTTGTCAGCAACTTGAGAGGCCCTGATGGCGCAGAAACGCTGTTCTGCTACTGTTACCTCCTCACACCGAGTCATTCCCGACCCTGATCGGGAATCCAGAAGGCGTGCTACAAGCTCTGGATTCCCGCCTGCGCGGGAATGACGGCTGTTTTTGAGGAGAACGCTGAGACCTAACCGAGTCCATAACATGCTCTAGCTTTCTCCGGGAGACCGGGCCGAACGGCGGCATCAGGCGGCCTCAGCCTGTAGGTTTAGATCGATGCCATTGAGCACGGGTACATTCGCGCCTCTCCGGAGCCGGATCAGTAACCAATCCTCAGCGACTTCCTGCAACTCATCGCGGCAGGCTTCGAGCGTGTCGGCGTTGGACCAGACGCCTTGCAGACCGGGGATGCTGCCGTAGTAGCCCTCGCCGTCTTCGAGCAGTTCGTACTCGGCAGCGTGCATAGCGGCTCGGATGTAGGCAGTCAGCATGGCACCTTCGTCAGCTAACAGCGGGTGGCTCGTCCGTATCGCGGATTTCTTCAGGCAGCGCGCCGTCCCCGCCCGAAGCCGACCCGTTACCCGTGGCCGACCCGTTGAGGGTGTCGCCCGGGTCGTTGAGGGTGTCGCCCGGGTCGTTGACGGGCTCGCCTTCGGCATTGACCGGCTGGTCGTAGATGGGCCGCTTGTAGGGCCGCTCGCCGAGGACCTCCTTGAGGTCGTTCTCGTTGAGCACCTCTTTTTCTAGAAGCGCTTGAGCCAGGGCCTCGAACCTGTCTTTGTGCTCGTCGAGCAGCCGGTGGGCGCGCGCGTGGATCTCGTCCACGATCCGTTTGGCCTCGGCGTCGATTAGCTCGGCGGTCTTCTCGGAGTAGGGCTTGTAGAACGACATCTCGGAGCGGCGGCTCACGTCGAAGTTGACGTGCCCGACGGCCTCGCTCATCCCGAACTTGACGATCATCGCGTAGGCCATCCCGGTGATGTGCTCCAGGTCGCTGGCCGCACCGGTCGAGAGGTGGTCGAAGACGATCTCCTCGGCTACGCGCCCGCCGATCGCCATCGTCATGCGGTCGCGGAAGGTCTGCTCGTTGGTGATGTAGCGCTCGTCGGGGAGCATCTGCGCGAAGCCGAGCGCGGCGAGGCCGCGCGGGACGATCGAGACCTTGATGACGGGGTCGGTGTGCTCAAGGAACCAGCCGATGACGGCGTGCCCGGCCTCGTGGTAGGCCACGATCTTTTTCTCCTCGGGCGAGATCAGCTTGTTCTTTTTCTCCAGCCCGCCGATCACGCGGTCGATGG
Encoded proteins:
- a CDS encoding type II toxin-antitoxin system HicB family antitoxin; protein product: MLTAYIRAAMHAAEYELLEDGEGYYGSIPGLQGVWSNADTLEACRDELQEVAEDWLLIRLRRGANVPVLNGIDLNLQAEAA
- the rpsL gene encoding 30S ribosomal protein S12, which codes for MPTIQQLVRKGRSPKTRTTKSKALQGNPQRRGVCTRVYTTTPKKPNSALRKVAKVRLTNGFEVIAYIPGEGHNLQEHSIVLVRGGRVKDLPGVKYHIVRGALDTAGVADRKQSRSKYGAKRPRK
- a CDS encoding peptidase M41, which gives rise to AATNRPDVLDTALLRPGRFDRQIMVDRPDRRERAAIFKVHTRTLTLGDDVEPEMLANMTPGFAGAEIANVCNEAALLAARDDKESIEAVDFERAIDRVIGGLEKKNKLISPEEKKIVAYHEAGHAVIGWFLEHTDPVIKVSIVPRGLAALGFAQMLPDERYITNEQTFRDRMTMAIGGRVAEEIVFDHLSTGAASDLEHITGMAYAMIVKFGMSEAVGHVNFDVSRRSEMSFYKPYSEKTAELIDAEAKRIVDEIHARAHRLLDEHKDRFEALAQALLEKEVLNENDLKEVLGERPYKRPIYDQPVNAEGEPVNDPGDTLNDPGDTLNGSATGNGSASGGDGALPEEIRDTDEPPAVS